A part of Melittangium boletus DSM 14713 genomic DNA contains:
- a CDS encoding endonuclease/exonuclease/phosphatase family protein yields the protein MRNILVVGLSMVALGACQLAALPPANDATEGRGASSLFSPGALTVMTRSLSLNASPERVWESPSADQVPSRAAEWLSTLRQEDVSARARALADEIQYARPHLLGLQQVAQVRLQSPGDAIFGGTSPAQALQVDLLPMLLGELESRGLHYREVARVQNSDVEVPLRTSATPTYDDVRLTDFDVILVRSDVGVSGVRGGNYLARREVSAPGLGRMTLPRGWVSLEAEVHGRHYRFVSTHLEPAPGEEGLRVQLAQASELIDSLRGETLPVVLVGDFNTPANLGLVGAPTYRELLLAGYVDVWTRRPGTTLAVMPLATRRNLVLVRSPVTPGPRQVGPVLAYGVGNARPEWRFGPWRTELGGVVARLRMPPTPRN from the coding sequence ATGAGGAACATCCTCGTGGTAGGACTCTCCATGGTGGCACTCGGCGCCTGCCAACTGGCCGCCCTGCCCCCGGCGAACGACGCGACCGAGGGGCGTGGCGCCTCGAGCCTCTTCTCCCCGGGCGCCCTCACGGTGATGACCCGGAGCCTTTCGCTGAATGCGAGCCCGGAGCGGGTGTGGGAGTCCCCCAGCGCGGACCAGGTGCCGTCTCGGGCCGCGGAATGGCTGAGCACGCTGCGCCAGGAGGACGTGTCCGCGCGGGCCCGGGCGCTGGCGGATGAAATCCAGTACGCCCGTCCTCACCTCCTCGGACTGCAGCAGGTGGCCCAGGTCCGGTTGCAGTCCCCGGGAGACGCCATCTTCGGGGGCACATCGCCCGCCCAGGCGCTCCAGGTGGACCTGCTGCCCATGCTGCTCGGAGAGCTGGAGTCGCGGGGCCTGCACTACCGGGAGGTGGCGCGGGTCCAGAACTCGGACGTGGAGGTGCCCCTGCGCACGAGCGCCACGCCCACCTATGACGATGTGCGGCTGACGGACTTCGACGTCATCCTCGTGCGCTCGGATGTAGGGGTGAGCGGGGTGCGCGGGGGCAATTACCTGGCGCGGCGGGAGGTGTCGGCACCAGGACTCGGCCGGATGACGCTGCCCCGCGGCTGGGTGTCCCTCGAGGCCGAGGTGCACGGGCGGCACTACCGCTTCGTGAGCACGCACCTGGAGCCCGCGCCGGGCGAGGAGGGACTGCGCGTGCAACTGGCCCAGGCCTCGGAGTTGATCGACTCGCTGCGGGGCGAGACGCTGCCGGTGGTGCTGGTGGGAGACTTCAATACCCCGGCGAACCTGGGCCTGGTGGGCGCGCCCACCTACCGGGAGCTGCTGCTGGCGGGCTACGTGGACGTGTGGACGCGCCGCCCGGGCACCACCCTGGCCGTCATGCCCCTGGCGACGCGGCGCAACCTGGTGTTGGTGCGCAGCCCCGTGACGCCCGGTCCTCGCCAGGTGGGTCCGGTGCTGGCCTACGGCGTGGGGAATGCCCGGCCGGAGTGGCGTTTCGGGCCCTGGCGCACCGAGCTGGGCGGCGTGGTGGCGCGCCTGCGGATGCCGCCCACCCCGAGGAACTGA
- a CDS encoding WbqC family protein, whose product MNAPSGVLVAEQPHYLPWLDFYEQVARSDTLVVLDNVQWLRRGWQRRTRVALPVGTPLPPPSEPAFQWLTIPLEGAHRDTRIGELAVDAAQPWARKHLATLTMLYGRRPYFRTQVLPRLEGFYAEAARERGPGSLLRTLLASRAIFDEPLGLTPRVVLASTLERSLPDKTERLAEYCTQLGRDTYYSAVGSVYLKPGPFRDVGVRLLWQNFRYPSYDQGRPGERFAMGLSIVDVLSNVPVDEVRAWLAPKPWGPFAQRAPSPGA is encoded by the coding sequence GTGAACGCGCCGTCCGGAGTCCTCGTCGCCGAGCAACCCCACTACCTGCCGTGGCTGGACTTCTACGAGCAGGTGGCGCGCTCGGACACGCTGGTGGTCCTGGACAACGTGCAGTGGCTGCGGCGGGGCTGGCAGCGCCGCACGCGCGTGGCGCTGCCCGTGGGCACTCCCCTGCCCCCTCCCTCCGAGCCCGCCTTCCAGTGGCTGACGATTCCCCTGGAGGGCGCCCACCGCGACACGCGCATTGGCGAGCTGGCGGTGGACGCGGCCCAGCCCTGGGCGCGCAAGCACCTGGCCACGCTGACGATGCTCTACGGCCGACGCCCCTACTTCCGCACCCAGGTGCTGCCCCGCCTGGAAGGCTTCTACGCGGAGGCCGCCCGGGAGCGCGGCCCTGGCTCGCTCCTGCGCACGCTCCTGGCGAGCCGGGCGATCTTCGACGAGCCCCTGGGGCTCACCCCCCGCGTGGTGCTCGCCTCGACGCTGGAGCGCTCCCTGCCGGACAAGACCGAGCGCCTGGCGGAGTACTGCACCCAGCTGGGCCGGGACACGTACTACTCGGCGGTGGGCTCGGTGTACTTGAAGCCGGGCCCCTTCCGGGACGTGGGGGTGCGGCTGTTGTGGCAGAACTTCCGCTACCCCTCCTATGACCAGGGCCGCCCCGGCGAGCGCTTCGCCATGGGCCTGTCCATCGTGGACGTGCTGTCCAATGTCCCCGTGGACGAGGTGCGCGCCTGGCTCGCCCCCAAGCCGTGGGGGCCCTTCGCCCAGCGCGCGCCCTCCCCCGGCGCCTAG
- a CDS encoding ATPase translates to MPEQRRPGGNPPGFESPDFETDTSRSVTPRETPAASSGNTFAGTPRLKPAVGTGSTAAVRPPPPPGTPERRPAGPSAFLDRRTSPAADSRGVDKRPAPPTAPVSTAPELPSVIVEPPRRVAPPPAAEPTPGGIERRTSAFGVAYSGPERRSTGAMRRVEADGASNAPRFSPPQPRNLEELGLSATMVEELVLKAIFFAGEMRGMDIANRLKLPTTVVDEILEGLRRQKYIDIRGGGGSGLGKSTMIYQLTTFATDVLRQILDRNRYNGPAPVSLQEWIQSVKKQSIRGNRITRQRMEDKFGDLIIRDYIFDGIGPAMNSGRAIFFYGPPGNGKTAICQGMVNCFDGDIFIPHAILIDDFIVRIYDSILHRPVEDEPGAPAYDRRWVRCRRPLVVVGGELTLDMLDLVYSPEVKYYEAPFQMKATNGMLLIDDFGRQKVSPKDLLNRWIVPLESDVDMLTLHTGKKVQVPFDVFSAFSTNLDPSDLVDDAFLRRVRYKLEVQRPDEDLFHQIFQVMCDKRGVDYDPEVVQYLINTHYKPNRRLFAACQPRDLLDQMIDMAHYRGEPPRLSRELVDSAVRSYFVRFDKEKGA, encoded by the coding sequence ATGCCCGAGCAGCGGAGGCCGGGGGGCAATCCCCCCGGATTCGAGTCCCCCGATTTCGAGACCGACACCAGCCGGAGCGTCACGCCCCGGGAGACCCCCGCGGCCTCGTCGGGCAACACGTTCGCCGGGACGCCCCGGCTCAAGCCAGCGGTGGGTACTGGTTCCACGGCCGCCGTGCGTCCCCCGCCGCCCCCGGGAACGCCCGAGCGTCGGCCCGCCGGACCCAGCGCCTTCCTGGATCGACGGACCTCTCCGGCCGCGGATTCGCGAGGGGTGGACAAGCGTCCCGCGCCGCCCACGGCCCCGGTGAGCACCGCCCCGGAACTGCCCTCGGTGATCGTCGAGCCGCCACGCCGCGTGGCGCCGCCTCCCGCCGCCGAGCCGACTCCAGGGGGCATCGAGCGCCGCACCTCCGCGTTCGGGGTTGCGTACTCGGGGCCCGAGCGCCGCAGCACGGGGGCGATGCGCCGTGTCGAGGCCGACGGGGCCTCGAACGCCCCGCGCTTCTCTCCCCCCCAGCCGCGCAACCTCGAGGAGCTGGGCCTGAGCGCCACCATGGTGGAGGAACTGGTCCTCAAGGCCATCTTCTTCGCGGGCGAGATGCGGGGCATGGACATCGCCAACCGCCTCAAGCTGCCCACCACGGTAGTGGATGAGATCCTCGAGGGACTGCGCCGCCAGAAGTACATCGACATCCGCGGCGGTGGCGGCTCGGGTCTGGGCAAGTCCACGATGATCTACCAGCTCACCACGTTCGCCACGGACGTGCTGCGGCAGATCCTCGATCGCAACCGCTACAACGGCCCCGCTCCCGTGTCGCTCCAGGAGTGGATCCAGTCCGTGAAGAAGCAGAGCATCCGGGGCAACCGCATCACCCGCCAGCGGATGGAGGACAAGTTCGGCGACCTCATCATCCGCGACTACATCTTCGATGGCATCGGTCCGGCGATGAACTCAGGCCGGGCCATCTTCTTCTACGGGCCTCCGGGCAACGGCAAGACGGCCATCTGCCAGGGCATGGTGAATTGCTTCGATGGGGACATCTTCATTCCCCACGCCATCCTCATCGACGACTTCATCGTCCGGATCTACGACAGCATCCTGCACCGGCCCGTGGAGGACGAGCCCGGCGCTCCGGCCTATGATCGCCGGTGGGTGCGCTGCCGCCGGCCGCTCGTGGTCGTTGGCGGTGAGCTCACGCTGGACATGCTGGATCTCGTGTACTCGCCCGAGGTCAAGTACTACGAGGCGCCCTTCCAGATGAAGGCCACCAACGGGATGCTCCTCATCGACGACTTCGGCCGTCAGAAGGTCTCCCCGAAGGATCTGCTCAACCGGTGGATCGTCCCGCTGGAGAGCGACGTGGACATGCTCACGCTGCACACGGGCAAGAAGGTCCAGGTCCCCTTCGACGTGTTCTCCGCCTTCTCCACCAACCTGGATCCGAGCGATCTGGTCGACGACGCCTTCCTGCGCCGCGTGCGCTACAAGCTCGAGGTGCAGCGGCCGGACGAGGATCTGTTCCATCAGATCTTCCAGGTCATGTGCGACAAGCGCGGCGTGGACTACGACCCGGAGGTGGTGCAGTACCTCATCAACACGCACTACAAGCCGAACCGCCGCCTGTTCGCCGCGTGCCAGCCGCGCGACCTGCTCGATCAGATGATCGACATGGCGCACTACCGCGGCGAGCCTCCGCGGCTCTCCAGGGAGCTGGTGGACAGCGCCGTGCGCAGCTACTTCGTGCGCTTCGACAAGGAGAAGGGCGCCTAG
- a CDS encoding PAS domain S-box protein: MRFLLLSRDGDHPIGAELAQMGHEVVVASGPEVTAATISLVDVLVVGAEQVREKSEWFNRLRAQIRVAEVSVLGMVNRLVEEELAPLMEIGVDDYLVAPFHAADIRARIALFERRCYAFMRRQSHEESARGEIERLAAIIQTQNDIALAGLDLDVVMRLIAERAMILCGAGGAAVGIIEGEEMYYRVCTGYSKQFEGARLPVGSTMAGSSVLRGQVVRTDDTERDTRVNLDTARRLKVRSMLNVPLKRDNQTVGLLSIASQVPYAFVDSDERTLELMAGLLGAAMGNAAEHAAKQALMTEVASIVTALQESQHLFDSFLNNNPALAYMKDEAGRRVYANEPFRRFFGLSPGMDVSTIPDEQLMPPETVAHLRDQDDQAFKSGQPSVSESMIPTPEGEPREFLTYRFIARDSSGRRFLGGVSFDITERKAAEEALRRSEESFRALIEGSPEAIFVHRGGPLLYVNPSACTFLRLKGNELVGRSLMDFVHPDDRAAAASMLDGINARGAHRVREVRFLPPDGGVVTGEISSLRLLFAGQTATVVSARDLTERKQIQARLVVADRLASVGTLAAGVAHEINNPLAFVISNLSFLTEELHAITTLLPPGRLDELEEVLEETNEGVNRVRLIVQDLKTFSRGDEELPTAVDLRRVIDSALALARGELRHRATVIKDVSDVPLVEGSEARFGQVVLNLLINAAHAISAGQPDKNEIRVVLRTENDHAILEVRDSGCGMAPEVLSRIFDPFFTTKPVGVGTGLGLSICHGIITGFGGEITAHSEVGKGSTFRISLPAIRTTKLKTG; this comes from the coding sequence ATGCGCTTTCTCCTTCTCAGCCGCGACGGTGACCATCCCATTGGGGCGGAACTCGCCCAGATGGGGCACGAGGTGGTGGTCGCCTCGGGTCCCGAGGTGACGGCCGCCACCATCTCCCTCGTGGACGTGCTGGTGGTCGGGGCCGAGCAGGTCCGCGAGAAGTCCGAGTGGTTCAACCGCCTGCGCGCGCAGATTCGCGTGGCGGAGGTGTCGGTGCTCGGCATGGTGAACCGCCTGGTGGAGGAGGAGCTCGCCCCGCTGATGGAAATCGGCGTGGACGACTACCTGGTGGCGCCCTTCCACGCGGCGGACATCCGCGCGCGCATCGCCCTGTTCGAGCGGCGCTGCTACGCCTTCATGCGCCGGCAGTCCCACGAGGAATCCGCCCGGGGCGAAATCGAGCGGCTGGCCGCCATCATCCAGACCCAGAACGACATCGCCCTGGCGGGCCTGGACCTGGACGTGGTGATGCGGCTCATCGCCGAGCGGGCGATGATTCTCTGCGGCGCGGGGGGCGCGGCGGTGGGCATCATCGAGGGTGAGGAGATGTACTACCGGGTCTGCACGGGTTACTCGAAGCAATTCGAGGGGGCCCGGCTGCCGGTGGGCAGCACCATGGCGGGCTCCAGCGTGCTGCGCGGCCAGGTGGTGCGCACGGACGACACCGAGCGCGACACGCGGGTGAACCTGGACACGGCGCGCCGGCTCAAGGTGCGCTCCATGCTCAACGTGCCGCTCAAGCGTGACAACCAGACGGTGGGCCTGTTGAGCATCGCCTCCCAGGTGCCCTACGCCTTCGTGGACTCGGATGAGCGCACGCTGGAGCTGATGGCGGGTCTGCTCGGCGCGGCCATGGGCAACGCGGCGGAGCACGCGGCCAAGCAGGCGCTGATGACGGAGGTGGCCTCCATCGTCACCGCGCTCCAGGAGAGCCAGCACCTCTTCGACTCCTTCCTCAACAACAACCCGGCGCTCGCGTACATGAAGGACGAGGCGGGCCGGCGCGTCTACGCCAACGAGCCCTTCCGGCGCTTCTTCGGGCTGTCTCCCGGCATGGATGTGAGCACCATCCCGGACGAGCAGCTCATGCCGCCGGAGACGGTGGCCCACCTGCGCGATCAGGACGACCAGGCCTTCAAGTCCGGTCAGCCCTCGGTCTCCGAGAGCATGATTCCCACGCCCGAGGGCGAGCCGCGCGAGTTCCTCACCTACCGCTTCATCGCGCGGGACAGCTCGGGCCGGCGCTTCCTCGGAGGCGTGTCCTTCGACATCACCGAGCGCAAGGCCGCCGAGGAGGCGCTGCGCCGCTCCGAGGAGAGCTTCCGCGCCCTCATCGAGGGCTCGCCCGAGGCCATCTTCGTGCACCGCGGCGGGCCACTGCTCTACGTCAACCCGTCCGCGTGCACCTTCTTGCGGCTCAAGGGCAACGAGCTGGTGGGCCGCTCCCTCATGGACTTCGTCCACCCGGATGACCGGGCGGCCGCCGCCAGCATGCTCGATGGCATCAACGCCCGGGGCGCGCACCGGGTGCGCGAGGTGCGCTTCCTGCCTCCGGATGGGGGCGTGGTGACGGGAGAGATCAGCAGCCTGCGCCTGCTCTTCGCCGGCCAGACGGCCACGGTGGTGAGCGCGCGCGACCTGACCGAGCGCAAGCAGATTCAAGCGCGGCTCGTCGTCGCCGATCGGCTGGCGTCGGTGGGAACGCTCGCGGCGGGCGTGGCGCACGAAATCAACAACCCGCTCGCCTTCGTCATCTCCAACCTGTCCTTCCTCACCGAGGAGCTGCATGCGATCACCACGCTGCTGCCTCCGGGTCGCCTGGACGAACTGGAGGAGGTGCTGGAGGAGACGAACGAGGGCGTCAACCGGGTGCGTCTGATCGTCCAGGACCTGAAGACGTTCTCGCGCGGGGACGAGGAGCTGCCCACGGCGGTGGACCTGCGGCGCGTCATCGACTCGGCGCTGGCGCTGGCCCGGGGCGAGCTGCGCCACCGCGCCACCGTCATCAAGGACGTGTCGGACGTGCCGCTCGTGGAGGGCAGCGAGGCGCGCTTTGGTCAGGTGGTGCTCAACCTGCTCATCAACGCCGCCCACGCCATCAGCGCGGGCCAGCCGGACAAGAATGAGATCCGCGTGGTGCTGCGCACGGAGAACGACCACGCCATCCTCGAGGTGAGGGACTCCGGGTGCGGCATGGCGCCCGAGGTGCTCAGCCGCATCTTCGATCCCTTCTTCACCACCAAGCCGGTGGGTGTGGGCACGGGCCTGGGGCTGTCCATCTGCCACGGCATCATCACGGGCTTTGGCGGGGAGATCACCGCCCACAGCGAGGTGGGCAAGGGCAGCACCTTCCGCATCAGCCTGCCGGCCATCCGTACGACGAAGCTCAAGACGGGGTGA